GGGAATAAAAGATATGAAATCACAAGTAATGAGCCTAGCATGGAAAATCTTCAAAAACGAAAAAAACGATGTAACTTTTTCTGAAGCGTTGAAATTTGCTTGGAAAGCCGTTAAACGTCAAAACATGGCGGATGATTTCTACTTCTTCCGTTCTTCAAACGTTAAATTCCAAGGTGTTAAGAAATGGTTTGCTGAAAAAGAATTTCGTGGACGCAACAAGAAAGACTTGGCGTTTATGTCAGTAACTGCAATCAGCATTAAAGGGTTGGTTGAAGAAACTGATAAAGCGGTTAAGCTTGAAATCGTGACACCTTATGGAATTTCTACTAAATGGTATCCAAAGAGTGTAATTGCTTAATTAAAAGAAGGAGAAATAAAAATGGAAATCAACAACGATATTAAACAACTGATCTTGGAATACGCTAAACGTTATTTCAAGTTTGAGAACGACTTTTATAAACTGCCAGGCATCAAGTTCACTGATGCAAATTGGCAGAAGTTCAAAAATGGAGGCACTGCCATTGAGAAGATGGGGGCAGCACGAGTAAACGCCATGCTCGACTGCCTATTCGAAGATTTCGAGCTTGCAATGATTGGCAAGGCTCAACAAGAATACTATTCGGATAATTCCTTGAAAGTAAATATGGCATTCTATGCTTATTACGATCAATTCAAAAAACAACAGCTTATGAAATGGCTTAAAGATAATCACGATGACATCATAGGAGGGACTGGTAGAATGTACACGTCAAGCGGTAGTTACATTGCTAACGCTTATTTAGAAATTGCGTTAGAATCTAGCCGTCTGGGTGGTGGTTCTTACATGATCCAAATGAGGTTTAAAGACTATTCAAAAGGTCAAGAACCTATTCCGTCTGGTCGTCAGAATCGACTTGAATGGATTGAGAGCAACTTGGAAAACATTCGATAAAAAATAAAAAAACGAGGTAAAAACAATGGATACATACAAAGAACAATTTCAAGAATTACAAGAATACGCTTTTAACGTTTTAAGAGAATACCCTCTAGATAAGACAGCAGTTAATGTACTTTCTGCACTCGTTAACTCAAAAAAGAAAGATCGCATCGAGTTTTTTAAACTAAACAAAGGCGAAGACGCCATGAAAGTTTATTATAATCTAGCAGATAGCGGAACGATTGAAAAATATTTAGAAACATCTGCATTCTTAGAATACATCAATGAATAATCTGATATAGAAAGGTTTAACTGATATGAAGAAATTTTGGCGTAGTGGCATGATTGACAAGAAGGTTATTGAAAAACGTAAACAAGATGATTATATGAATAAATTACACAGGACTATTCTTGAGTTGAGTATAAAACCACCTGAACCCGAACCTTGGTACAGACATCCAGAAATGAGAGCATTGTTGGATAGGATTGATGATTAGAGAAGCAATTGAAAGTAACTTGGAAAATATTCGATAATGAAGAGAGGAAATAAATGAAATGAAAATCAATACGACAAGAGTTAAAATGGTCTTGAAGAATGAGGTTATACCTGCTATTTATTTAGAGAATGAGCTTGGTATCAGTCGTTCTGTTATTGAAAAAGTGAGAGATGGCGAGCGAAAAATAGAGAATCTAACTCTTGAAACGATTATAAAAATTCAAAAGTGGATCGATGATGGAAACTACACTTTCAGCTACGACTATAGCGACCTAATCGAAGAACTGGAGGAAGATATTGCAGAAGGCTTGGTAGATGAGTATATCTACGTAGTCAGAGGTCCGTATAATGAACTTTTAGAGAAATGCCCAATCATTGACTACTACTATACTTCTGAAGAAATTGAAGAAGGGGATCTTGCAGAGAAGACCTTGATAACTTCTGTCTTAGCTGAAATGAAGTCAGACAACAAAATCTTTTAACCGTTCAAATGAGCGGTTTTTTGTACGCTTATTAGTATGACGGTGTCCACGATTCTGTCCACCTTTTTCAGAAATCCATAGGAATAAATACAAGTAAAATAATGCAACTTATGCTACCAAGTTTTTTTATATCAAAAGGGGGCAAATAAGGGGCAATAAGTGTAAACTTTAGTAACTTCATGTAAGTTTTACTGTCTATGTTTTACACGCATATACCTTTATTTGATAGGTTTTCTTCCTATTATATACACATTTAAAACGACACTAGTAGAATACCGTGGTTTGAAATCATTCTACAACTTGAAAAAATAATTCTATTGTAATATAGAATGGAAAGAGGTTCCTTGGGGAATCTCTTTTTTGTCTTCTCACAAATAAAATATCACACTATAATATTTCTGAGTCTAAATTAGTCATCTGAATAAAAAAATTCCCTCAATCCTATTGATTGGGGGAATTTAGGCTTAGAATAGGCCTTTAATCTTGTCTAAAGCTCCATTTACCATTTCGTTGCCTGAAACGAGAGATTTAGCTTGGTTGAAGTACTCACCTAGATCATCTTTGTTTTCCTCGACAAACTTTTTAGCTACTTCAAAATCTTTTTTTTCGATCATTTCTTTCACTTGGTTAAATAATTCCATTGGATTCATATCAGATCTCCTATATATGTTTTGTTATGATTCTTATTTAATCATGGTTGGAGAAAACTAGCAAGAAATATGTCCGAGCCAGATCGTTGAAGAGTTGATTATGTAGAGATATGGTTGATTTAATCTAAAAAGACAGCCCGATTAGAACAGTCTTTTTAGGATTATTCTTGTGCAGCTGTAGTTTCTTGACTAGATGAGCTTTCTTCTGTTGAGTTTGAGCTTGATTCAGGTTCAACAGGATGTAGTTCCTTGTAAGATGGTGTCTTGAATAGGTCAGCTGTTGATTTATTGCCTTTTTGTTTGTAGAGACTTGTTGATTTATCTTTCAGCTTTTTATTGATTTTTTTCAGTTGATCCATCTGTTTAGTGTAGGAAATTGTGCTAGAATCAAGAGGATTTAAACCATCTGGCGTGTAGAATCGAAGGAGGTCACCTGTTTGGACTGCATCACTCATTGACAACTGGGTTGCAACCGCATTACGAATAGCCTCATTTTCCTTTTTAGTAGTCTCATCAGGGTTAGTAATTTCTTCTCCTGTTTGAGTGTTATAGAGTCTACCAGAGTAGCTTGTGTATTGAGGTGTAACATATTGACCTGAGGTTCTAAATGCGACAGTTTGCTTATTATCAGGAGATAGGAGGTCTTGTCCCATCTGGATATAAGAGCTAGTGTCAACACCAAGAATGTGAAGGAGGGTTGGGAGGGCATCAACTTCACCACCAAATGTGTTAGAGATGCCACCTCCAGTATATCCTGGGATGTGAATCATGTAAGGGACACGTTGAAGCATGGCTTTATCATAATTTGACCAAGTCTCAGAGTTCTTCCCGAGCAGTTCCGCTAGATTACTGCTTCGCATATCAGAGATACCGTAGTGGTCACCATACATAACAATAATCGAATTATCATAAAGGCCAGTTTCCTTAAGGTAATCAAAGAAGTCTTTGATTGCAGAGTCAAGATAGTTGGCTGTTGCAAAATACCCGTTAACTGTTTCGTCTTTTGTGTCAGCGAGTGGGAAACCTTGTTCGTTTTTGTCGCCTGACAGGGAAGTGTATGGGTAGTGGTTAGATACGGTTAGGTATTTAACATAGAAAGGCTGTTGCATTTGTTCCAGATATTTGATGGAATCTGAAAACATGTACTTATCATTAAGACCGTATTGGAAGGAGTTTTCATCGGTTTTCTCAGTGAAAGCTGATGAGTCAAAGAAGTAGTTATAACCCCAATGTTTATAGGTATTATTGCGGTTCCAGAAGGATCCAGTGTTTCCGTGGAAAACAGCTGAAGTATAGCCACTCGTTTGAGCTAGGATAGATGGTGCAGCGTAAGCTGTATTGGTACCACCGTAGTTTACCATATATGACCCTGTACTTAGTCCGAAGAGTGATGTTTCCATCAAGGTTTCAGCATCAGAAGTTTTTCCTGATTTAACTTGGTGGAAGAAGTTTGAAAAGGCTAGGGTTTCATTTGAGTGGTAAATGGAATTAAGGAATGGTGTTACTTCATAAGACTGACCATCTACTTGGAGCTTGTAATCAATAAGAAACTGTTGGAAACTCTCCAAGTGAATAACGATAACGTTTCTTCCTTTAGCAATTCCGTAGTACTTAGGATCAGGTGCTGCATAGTGCTCCTTAACATAAGCTTCAACCTTTTTCATGTCGTCTGCTGTTGCGGATGAACGAGCTTGTGAAGTTTGATACGTTAAGTTACCGGAATAAGCTGTAAAGAAAGGAATCCCCATAGCACGAACAATATAGTTGTTGGAGAAACCACGTGTCAGTAACTCACCACGGTTAACTTCCGCTAGAAATAGGTTGGCTGAGAGAAGGAGTGTCGATAGTGCGGTGATAGCAAAACTAGCTCGTTTATTAAATGGCTTACTATCCGTTTTTAGTTTTTTCCTAAAAACACCATAAATGAAGAAAGGAATATCAATCAAATAAAAGATATAACTTGGTTCAAGAAGGTTCTTAGCTGAGTCTCCCAGCCCGGCTGCTGAACTAGAACTTGCCAGGATGGTATTTACAGTTATGAAGTCTGTAAACTCTCCAAAGTAAATGACATTAGCAATAAGCAGGAGATTAAGGATGACATAAATAGCAATTGTTGTGCCATAAAAAAAACGGCTTTTCTTGAAGTAAAGTCCTAAACCTAGCAGCATTAATCCCAGTGGAATAGGGTTAATCAGCGAAAGCATAACCTGATATCTGCTTTCCCACTCAAGATTAATGTTGACGAAATAAGCGAATATGTTTTTTAGCCAGTAAAAGAAGAGTAACAAGAAGACGAATCCGAGTCTTGATGAAACTCCTTTCCAAAAAGCTTCGTTTATTTTTTTCAAAGTAATACTTCCTTTGATTTTATATTATCTTAGCTATTATACCAAATAACAAAATGACTCTCAAAAATTTACTGTCATAGAGTGTCATATTCCTTGACATATAATTGACAAATTCTAGTTACGAAACAGAAATTATAACATTTTTTTGATATAATAGTAGCATGAATATATTGACGGTAAGTCCCTTTGCGGAGAAAAAAATCAAACAAGGGAAACAGCTTCTTTTAGCTGAAGATTTTCCAAATATAGCTGAAAATAATCAGTTGATTTATCTTTATAGTCAATCCAAAGAATTTTTAGGAACAGGCTATTTGTCGAGTCAAAATAAGGGGATAGGTTGGTTTTTGTCCCCTAAAAAGCAACAATTGACAGTGACTTATTTTCAGGGGCTTTTTGAGAAGGCAAAAGCCAGACGTCAATCCTATTATGCTAATGATTTAACGACGGCTTTTCGTCTTTTTAACCAAGATGGTGATGATTTTGGTGGTCTAACGATTGATTTGTATGGAGACTATGCCCTCTTTTCATGGTACAATGTCTTTATTTATTCCTTGAAGGATATTATTGTAGAGGCTTTCCAAACGGTCTTTCCTGAGGTTTTGGGGGGCTATGAAAAAATTCGCTTCAAGGGCCTTGATTTTGAGTCAGACCATCTTTATGGACAAGAGGCCGCTGATACCTTCACTATCTTGGAGAATGGGGTAACTTATGAAGTTTTTCTAAATGATGGGCTAATGACAGGGATTTTTCTTGACCAGCATGAGGTGCGTGATGGTTTGGTTAATGGTTTGGCCTTGGGCAAATCAGTTTTGAATATGTTCTCCTATACGGCAGCTTTTTCAGTTGCTGCAGCTATGGGGGGAGCGGTTGAAACGACATCGGTGGATTTGGCAAAACGTTCACGTGAGTTATCCACGGCTCATTTTGAAGCTAATGGCTTCAGTATGGAAAATCATCGTTTAGTTGTGATGGATGTTTTTGATTATTTTAAATATGCCAAGAAAAAGGGATTATTTTATGACCTTATCGTTATAGATCCGCCGAGCTTTGCTCGAAATAAGAAACGAACTTTCTCAGCAAATAAGGATTACCACAAGTTGATTGCGCAGAGTCTTGATATTCTATCAGAGTATGGGACAATTATTGCAAGTACCAATACAGCTAATATGACAGTGCAACAGTTTAAAAAGCAACTGCGTAAGGGATTGGGAGATGTTTCAGCGGACTTTGTTAACTTGCAACAATTACCAGTGGATTTTGCCGTCAATCCTAATGATCCAACATCAAATTATTTGAAAGTATACACAATAAAGGTAAATAAATGAAAATTGTAGTTCCGATTATGCCGACTAGTTTAGAGGAAGCACAAGCGCTTGAGCTGTCTCGTTTTGAGGGGGCAGACATTATTGAATGGCGTGCAGATTTTTTAGATAAGCATAGTATCTTAACAGTTGCTCCAGCTATTTTTGAGAAATTCGCAGGCTTTGAAATTGTTTTTACCATTCGTACGACACGTGAAGGTGGTAAGATTGAGTTAACTGATGGGGAATATGTCACACTGATTAAGGATGTAGCTGCTATCTATTCACCAGATTATATTGATTTTGAGTATTTCACACGCAAGGAAGTCTTTGACCAGATGCTTGAATTTTCAAACTTGGTTTTGTCTTATCATAACTTTGAGGAGACACCTGAAAACCTTATGGAACTTTTATCTGAGATGACCAACTTGACGCCAAGAGTTGTTAAAGTAGCCGTTATGCCTAAGAATGAACAAGATGTCCTTGATCTTATGAATTTCACACGCGGCTTTAAGGCCTTTAACCCTGAACAAGAGTTTG
This region of Streptococcus thermophilus genomic DNA includes:
- a CDS encoding class I SAM-dependent rRNA methyltransferase — encoded protein: MNILTVSPFAEKKIKQGKQLLLAEDFPNIAENNQLIYLYSQSKEFLGTGYLSSQNKGIGWFLSPKKQQLTVTYFQGLFEKAKARRQSYYANDLTTAFRLFNQDGDDFGGLTIDLYGDYALFSWYNVFIYSLKDIIVEAFQTVFPEVLGGYEKIRFKGLDFESDHLYGQEAADTFTILENGVTYEVFLNDGLMTGIFLDQHEVRDGLVNGLALGKSVLNMFSYTAAFSVAAAMGGAVETTSVDLAKRSRELSTAHFEANGFSMENHRLVVMDVFDYFKYAKKKGLFYDLIVIDPPSFARNKKRTFSANKDYHKLIAQSLDILSEYGTIIASTNTANMTVQQFKKQLRKGLGDVSADFVNLQQLPVDFAVNPNDPTSNYLKVYTIKVNK
- the acrIIA6 gene encoding anti-CRISPR protein AcrIIA6, which codes for MEINNDIKQLILEYAKRYFKFENDFYKLPGIKFTDANWQKFKNGGTAIEKMGAARVNAMLDCLFEDFELAMIGKAQQEYYSDNSLKVNMAFYAYYDQFKKQQLMKWLKDNHDDIIGGTGRMYTSSGSYIANAYLEIALESSRLGGGSYMIQMRFKDYSKGQEPIPSGRQNRLEWIESNLENIR
- the aroD gene encoding type I 3-dehydroquinate dehydratase: MKIVVPIMPTSLEEAQALELSRFEGADIIEWRADFLDKHSILTVAPAIFEKFAGFEIVFTIRTTREGGKIELTDGEYVTLIKDVAAIYSPDYIDFEYFTRKEVFDQMLEFSNLVLSYHNFEETPENLMELLSEMTNLTPRVVKVAVMPKNEQDVLDLMNFTRGFKAFNPEQEFVTMSMGKLGRLSRLAGDLVGSSWTFASLDNTSAPGQVALADMCRIREVLDAD
- a CDS encoding LTA synthase family protein, with the translated sequence MKKINEAFWKGVSSRLGFVFLLLFFYWLKNIFAYFVNINLEWESRYQVMLSLINPIPLGLMLLGLGLYFKKSRFFYGTTIAIYVILNLLLIANVIYFGEFTDFITVNTILASSSSAAGLGDSAKNLLEPSYIFYLIDIPFFIYGVFRKKLKTDSKPFNKRASFAITALSTLLLSANLFLAEVNRGELLTRGFSNNYIVRAMGIPFFTAYSGNLTYQTSQARSSATADDMKKVEAYVKEHYAAPDPKYYGIAKGRNVIVIHLESFQQFLIDYKLQVDGQSYEVTPFLNSIYHSNETLAFSNFFHQVKSGKTSDAETLMETSLFGLSTGSYMVNYGGTNTAYAAPSILAQTSGYTSAVFHGNTGSFWNRNNTYKHWGYNYFFDSSAFTEKTDENSFQYGLNDKYMFSDSIKYLEQMQQPFYVKYLTVSNHYPYTSLSGDKNEQGFPLADTKDETVNGYFATANYLDSAIKDFFDYLKETGLYDNSIIVMYGDHYGISDMRSSNLAELLGKNSETWSNYDKAMLQRVPYMIHIPGYTGGGISNTFGGEVDALPTLLHILGVDTSSYIQMGQDLLSPDNKQTVAFRTSGQYVTPQYTSYSGRLYNTQTGEEITNPDETTKKENEAIRNAVATQLSMSDAVQTGDLLRFYTPDGLNPLDSSTISYTKQMDQLKKINKKLKDKSTSLYKQKGNKSTADLFKTPSYKELHPVEPESSSNSTEESSSSQETTAAQE